The DNA segment CTGACGCACCCTTGTATATTAAAAGAAGTGGTAGACCGTCGCACCCTAGGTCATTAAAGACCGCTTTGTAGCATGGGTCACCACAACAATCTCTTTGACAGAACTCGAACAGTCGCCGGGGTCAAAGCTTTAAACTACTGACATTTAAAGTATACAGTCCGCATCGGGCAAGGATGAGTGAAATCAAGGGGATGAATTAAAAACTTCTTGACAAAATAGTTGAGATTCAAAAATGGAAAACATCTCTGTGTGGGTAGGCATTGACGTGAGCAAAGCGACCCTCGATGTTTATATCCGTCCCATCGGTAAAGCATTGAAGTTTGCTAATACAGAACTAGAAATATTTAATTTAGTTGAACAATTAAAATTTTATGATTTGAACCTCATCGTACTAGAAGCAACCGGAGGATTAGAAACAGAACTGGTCATTCAACTACAGGCAGCAATGCTACCAGTAGCATTAATCAATCCACGTCAAGGACGAAATTTTGCCAAAGCCACTGGTAAACTCGCCAAAACAGATGCTATCGATGCACAAATATTGGCACACTTTGGGGAAGCAATGAAACCTCAAGTGTTAAACATTGAGTCACAAGCATCTCGTCAATTAGGAGAATTAATTAGTCGTCGAAGACAATTAGTTGAGATGCAAACTGCTGAAAAAAATCGACGCTCACGCGCCCGTGGTAAAGCATTGGCAGATATTGAAGCACACATTGAATATCTTGACGAACGTCTCAAACAACTCAATCAAGAAATTGAGCAATTAACTCAAAACAATCAACAATGGATTGAAAAAGTTAATTTACTCAAAACTACTCCTGGTATTGGCCAAGTTATTTCGACAACTCTGGTTTCTGATTTGCCAGAACTCGGTCAACTCACTGCCAAACAAATTTCTCGCTTAGTTGGTGTTGCACCTATCAATCATGATAGTGGTCAACACAAAGGTAAGCGCATGATTAATGGCGGTCGCGCTCATGTTCGTGCCACTCTTTATATGGGTGCTGTTGTTGCTATGCGTCATAATCCGGTTATCAAGGCCTTTTATGAGCGTCTTGTCGAACGTGGTAAATCGAAAAAATTAGCTCTCACTGCTTGCGTTCATAAAATGTTAGTCATTTTAAATGCAATGGTTCGGGATAATTTACCTTGGCGTGTTACTGACAACTTACAACCCATTCCCAACGCTTAATCACAATTGACCGTTTTTATACTTGGAAATACTCTCCCTGATGATCCTATTGCCGCATTTGGGTCAATTTTTGATGCTCTTTTTTATCTTCACGGGAAATCCAGCAACTGGGGAAGATTCTGCGGCGAAGCGGAGTGGCTGGTGCGGGCTGCTACCATCTTAGCCAAGAGCCACAAGTCTTTTTGCCCGTACCAGCCACCGCAGAATCTAGCGCAGCGTTCCCCAGTTGCGTCAATGTTCAGAGTCCCGGTTTTTGTTAACGATCGCTTGACTTTCAAGACAGTCGCTACCAAACCATCAATTTCGGATAATTTATTTTTTGGTGTTCCCTAAAACTGGGAAAGTACTGAGATAAGGCAGAAATTTTAAGAAAGATTTCTAAATTATTACAGTAAATCAATGGTATTGAAGTTTAGTAAACAACTAAACCACTAGAAAAAAATGGTGCTACATTAAGAGCAAGGTACAAAAAGGTTAAAAGTTCATTAAAAAATCTTGGACTTAGAGTCTGTACCTCCTCGCTCTAATGTTTTAAGTATTCGCAATCCTAAACTCGTTAGTCGCATCCTCATTGAAAGTGTTTTCTCCTTGAGTGTATTACTTTTTATGGAGGTGTTGAACTTACAGCCAGAAATGCCTGCCTATTGGAATCAAGGATGCACGGTTTTAGGGATATTTGATTGCGGATAATGTCCACCTTAGTTGAGTTGTTTGATTCTGTTTTTTCCTATCTTCTCTGACAATCATATATTTACCAAACCGCCATTTGCTAATGAGATTTCCTATCTTAGCTAATGGCGGTTAATCTTATTAGTAATAAAAATTTGAGTTGATAGAAGAAAGCAAGAGGTAGAAAGTAAAAAAGTTGATTGCAAAACTATTTTTATCAGTCTGTGCCTGGCTAAATTAAGGTAATTACAGTCACTTCTGGCGGACAAAATAAGCGCCCAGGTCGATAAGTTCCTAGTCCACGATTAACATATAGCTGGTTGTTTGTTACTTGATGAAGTCCCTGCGCCCATTCCCAATAGCGTACAACTTTTGAGCAGTCTCCTAGTAAAAATGGCACCCAACGCCGCAGTTTTTTGGGAGCTTTTTTTAGAAGCTTTTTATAATGATAGACAACAGGGCCAATACCAGGAAGAACTATATGTCCACCGTGAGTATGGCCAGATAGTTGCAAATCTACTCGCCATTGTTCCAATATTTTCGCAGTATCTGGGTTATGAGATAAAACAATCCGGGGTGTATTTGGATCGAGTTTGTTCATAACCGATGCAGGATGAAATTCTTTTGACCAATAGTCAGCCAGTCCTACTATTGGTAATTCATTTCCTAAAGGATAAGCAATTTCATTCCACAGAACATTAACACCAATACCTGTTAAAGCCTTCGTTATTGAGGTCTTAGAGTGACTGTAGTGAATATCATGGTTGCCTAGTACAGCAAAAATACCATAACGACTTTGTAGATATTTAAGTCTTAGTGCGAGTTGGTTAATTGGTGCAGGATCATCAGTTACATAGTCACCAGTTAATAGTATTAAGTCTGGTTCAGCTTCGTTAGTAACGGCGATCGCCTCTTCTAACATTTCTTCTGATAGCCGCAAACCATCATAATGAAAATCCGACAACTGTACTAACTTTATACCTTGTAAACTTGGTGAAAGATTAGCAATCTTAACCGTTATTTTATCTACGCTTAAACGTCCTGTAAACAACCAGTGCATAATTTGCTAGAACTCCTCATACCAGCGCCTACAGCTTATCAAAAATAAAACTAATAACTTAAAACTTAAAGAAGCTTACAATAACTCTCATTTAGTATCAAAAACTAGTACCGCAGGGCAGAATTTTTAATTTACAATCAGATTTTTGCTGTAATTGTCTTTGTTTTCAAGGGGTGGCTGATTTATATATGAAAACGAAAAATCAAGGGTTTGGACAGGGGTATAGGGTGTAGGGGTGTAAATGTTTAAAACCCTTACACCTAGTCTCGACAGACAACCTAAGTGCATAAATACTAGCTTATTTACCCGCCGATGAAATGACACCCGATATCTGAGAAGAATCAGGTTTCTATCATCAGAATTACTCAGCTTCCAGTGTAATTACAGTTAACTCTGGAGGACAAAATAAGCGTCCTGGGAGATATGTTCCTAAACCACGATTTACATATAGCTGGTTTTTGCCAATGCGATGTAAGCCTTGTAACCATTCCGCATGACGTACTATAAAATAATCTTTGAAAAACAATGGAAAAAGTCGCCGTATTTTTATTGGTACTCTGCGGACAATTTTCTTGTGATAAGGTAACACAGCCCCAAGGCCAGGAATGACAATTTGCCCTCCGTGAGTATGGCCGGATAATTGCAAATCTACTCGCCAACCTTGTAACATAGCTGCGGTGTCTGGGTTATGGCATAAAACAATGCGCGGTGTGGTGGGTTCTAGTTGGTTAAAAAGCAACTGCGGATTAAATTCCCGATAGTAATAATCAACGATTCCCACTATGGGTAATTCTTCTCCCAAGGGATAGGCGATTTCATTCCACAGAACCTGAATACCAGCTTTCGTCAATGCTTGGGTGATTTCTGTTTTTGAATTTTTTTGATAAAGGTCGTGGTTACCCAGAATGGCGTAGATACCTGCATGACTTTGGAGTTTTTGCAGCCTCTTTGCGAGTTGGTGAATAGGTTGTGGGGTAGTAGTGACGTAATCACCGGTGAGTAAGACTAAATCTGGTTGTACTTGATTGCTAACTGCGATCGCTTCTGCTAACATTTCTTCCGACAGACGTAACCCATCGTAATGAAAATCTGATAGATGCACCAACTTCTTACCTTGTAGCGATGCAGACAAGCCTGCAATATTCACCGTCAATTGTTCTACACTCAACGGGCCAGATAAAAAACGGTGCATAGGATTGGGAATAGGGAATTGGTACTGGAGACTGGAGAACTGGGTAATTTTAGATTTCCGTTTTGGGATGAAAAATCTAAAATTTAAAATCGCAAATCCAAAATTGCCTGGAGATGGGAGGTGAGGATTTGTTACTCAGCACTTACTTTTGAGTACATATTGGACATTCTCAGTTATATTTTCAGTAGCATTGAATCGTTATGATTTTTCCTCCTGTGTCTAATACTAATCTTCCGGTTTTATAGCTAATCAGCTACAAATGGAGTAGTGCAAGTAACTACCTATGAAAAAATCTCTAAATTCATTGAGGTATAAACTGTCTGATGTTGTAACCTGTAAAGATGATATTTACTTTTCTTTACAAAGGATTTTGAAAGAAATCGCTCAAAATCTAAAACATGGAAGCATCATTTGAAGTCACCCTACAGATGGCGATCGCTGTTTTTGCAGGTATCGGCGCTCAAGTCCTAGCGGCTTATTTGCGTGTACCCAGCATCGTCATATTGCTGTTGTTGGGCATTTTGCTAGGTGGTGATGGGGTTGGGTTATTACATCCCCAATTACTCGGTACAGGGCTGGAAGTGATTGTTGCCCTAGCAACGGCAATCATTCTGTTTGAAGGTGGATTGAATTTAGATTTACGCGAATTAGGTAGAGTTTCCCTCAGCTTGCAACGGCTTGTCACCTTAGGGACGCTAATCACCCTCATTGGGGGTAGTATGGCCGCCCATTGGCTGGGTGAATTTCCTTGGAATATAGCTTTTCTCTACGCTTCTATTGTTGTGGTCACAGGGCCGACTGTCATCAGTCCCCTGCTCAAACAAATCAACGTAGACCGGCAAGTGGCGACGTTGTTAGAAGGTGAGGGAGTTCTTATCGACCCAGTGGGAGCTATTTTAGCTTTTGTGGTGCTAGACACTATCGTTAACGGTGATGCAGACCCAGTAAAAGCCATTATCGGTTTAATAATGCGGTTGGGTATTGGTGCAGCCATAGGTGCTGCTGGCGGGTATTTCATGAGTTTGATTTTCAAGCGCGCCAATTTCCTTTCGTCTGAGTTAAAAAATCTAGTGGTTTTGGCTGTGCTATGGAGTTTATTTACTCTAGCGCAGATGATTCGCAGTGAATCGGGTGTGATGACAACTGTCATCGCTGGGGCAGTATTCGCTAACTCTTCAGTACCAGAGGAACGTTCCTTACGCAGCTTCAAAGGTCAACTGACAATTTTGAGCGTTTCTGTACTGTTCATTCTGTTAGCAGCTGATTTATCCATTGCCAGCGTGTTTGCTTTGGGTTGGGGCAGCTTGTTTACTGTATTGGTCTTGATGTTTGTTGTTCGCCCTGTAAATATCTTGTTCTGCACTTGGAACAGTAACTTAAACTGGCGACAGAAACTATTTTTAAGCTGGGTTGCACCTAGAGGGATTGTTTCTGCCTCTGTTGCGCCCTTGTTTGCAATTTTGCTAACTCAGCGTGGGGTCAATGGCGGTGATTCTATCAAAGCTTTGGTTTTCCTCACTATTATCATGACGGTAGTTTGTCAAGGATTAACAGCTGGTTGGGTGGCGAAATTTTTGGGCATCACTTCCCAAGAAGCTACAGGTGCAGTAATTGTCGGTTGTAATCCTTTGAGTTTGTTAATCGCCCGGTTCTTTCAAGAACGGGGGGAAAATGTCGTCTTAATTGATACTGATCCAGATTATATTGCTCAAGCAGAAACGCAAAATCTGCGGGTGATTGCTAGCAGTGCGCTGGATGGAGAGGTATTAGAAGAGGCGGGACTGGCATCGATGGGAACTTTTTTGGCGATGACGAGTAATGGTGAAGTAAACTTCGTTTTAGCCGAAAGGGCAGCCGAGGAATTTAATCCGCCCCGTGTTTTGGCTGTTTTTCCCCGCGATCCTCAGGCGAATGGTTCGGCCAATAATAAAGTCCAACAAGCTTTTGTTTCTGATTTGCCCATTAAGACTTGGAACGAATATCTCAATGATGGACGGGTGAAGTTAGGCACAACTACCTTGAGCGAATCGGAGTTTGCTAGCCAACAGGAACATATTCAAGAGAAAATTCGGAATGGGGTGTTAGTACCGTTGTTAGTAGAAAGGGAAGAACGCTTACAAATTATCCCAGCTAACCAAGAATGGGAAGTAGGCGATCGCATTATCTACCTATTACATGACCCCAGACCGAACTTATTAAAACGCTTATCCGGTGCTAGTCAATCCACACCTCTAGTTTTAGAGACGTTACCAGAGGTGGAAGAAGTACCTTTAGCAAAGGTGCTTTAAACTTCAGCTAGTGACGCTTGCTTGTGTGAGTTGAATAATTTCCTCTCTCGTTTCTGCGTACATTTCTCGTTCTTGCCACAATAAGGCTGACAAATGTACCACAGCAAAAATTATTGCTGCAACGGAAACAAAATAATTGTGGAGTGTGTATAGGTGCAGGACTGTCAAGCTGCTAATAGCTCCTCCACCAGTGAGTATATCTCTCAACAGTGTACCAATGGCGGGAATCGCTTCAATATTGCCCAACTCGATATTAAAACGCCAATATCCTTCTTGAGTCCAATCTAAAATCATCGCCGTCCAATCCAGACCGATCGCACTCAAGGTAAAGAAAATACCACTTATCCAAGCAATCAGCCAACTCTTGCGGAATTGTCGTCCTAAAAACATGATGACAATTTGGACTAAGGCGATCGCAATCATGGCATTACCAGCAATATCATGGGCCCGATGGAACAACCAGCCATAAGCCACTTGCGTATCAATCATTCTCAAAGATCTATAAGCTCCGCCTGCTGTCGGCTCGTAATTAAAAGACAATAAAATTCCCGTAGATACATAAATCAGGCACAGGGAAAGAATCACGACCGATAATATCGTTGCTATTCGCCGCAAAATCCTATCAAACTGGGTGTTTTGCATAGTTCACCCCTCCTGGTTATTTGCATAGTATGTATTTTCTTAAATTTTAGCTTAAGAAATATTAATATATTTGTATTTCTCATAAAAATAATTTACTTTTCCAAACAAAGCACCCGTCTAAATAAAAATCCCTACACCCCCAATACGGTTCGGTTAAGGGATTTCTTGGTTAAGGCAGGCAGGGGAAGAGAAAAATTATGAAAATAACCTCCTTTCCTCCCCTACTTCTCCGAACCGTATTGCCTACACCCCTACACCCAATTACAGCGAGAGTTTCACGTTTACAAACACGACATTCATGATTAACCCAAATACTTTGTCCAAGCCTTCAACGGTTCTGGAGAGCCATACCAGATCCCTGGATTTCTGGGGGAATGTCTAACACCTTCAATAATCAGATTTTCTGCCCCTATCAAGTGAGCAGCCGCAATCGGCGTAATTCCATCACCCCAGGTGTTACCAGTACCGCAAGTTAACTGATAACTGCTATAAGCTAACCAGCCGCCTCGCCTTCTCTCTCCCAAAATAGTCTTTCCCGCCACGCAAACGTAACGGACATTTTGGTAAAAAGCTCCGGGGTAATTGTTGTTAACGAAATCTAGATTCCACCTCGTCCAGCGTTCTTGGCTGATGTGGGGTGTACCAAGGGTGACGAGAGTAGCAACTAAGGAATGGGCATTCCAGAGAGAAGTTTGCGCCTTACCCCTTGCAGCATAGGCCTTTTCACCCAAATAGATCCGAGAAATCCAACCGCCAGCAGAGTGACCAATCAAGTTAACTTGAGTAGCGTTATGTTCTTGTAAAGCTTGTTTGACTGTATTGTCGAGTTGTTGTATAATTGGCGCGACCGATCTACCACCAATCAAAGGCAACCAATCCCGCCGTCTCAGAGGTACTGTAACTGTAGGAAAACCTAATTCTTGTAATGAGGTTGCTAGTTGCTGATAAGCGATCGCGCTTTCTAAATATCCAGGGACAATAACGGTAGGTAATGGCATCTGAGAGCGATAATTTTGGGTTTTCAAATAGGGCAGCAACAGATTTTTAGAGTAACGAGAATTATGGTCAGGAAAATAGCCAATTCGGCCACAGTTTCCAGATAACCAGAGGTGGTAATATATCGCGGCTTGCCAAAATATTACAGGGACTAGGGGCTAGGGTATCTTCTTGCGGATATATTCATTTCGGTGGATGCGATCGCCCCAACAGCTAATTACCCTATGTGTAAGCTTTGGATAGTGCAGATCAAATATTTTCCATCGCTTCCTTGGCCAGCGCAACCAGAAGACAAATCACAACTAATACCCACAGCGTAGTAAACAATAAAAAATTAACAAAGTGGCTATTCTCGCCTGTTTAGTGCCAACATGGACAGTTATCATTTTTAAAAGGGCGCATTTATTGCATTCAAGATAATATTTTTCTGCTAGTCAACCGCAACCGAGCCGAGTGAACGATAACAGTTATGTCTTACGTCTCCCTGTTAAAAAATATACCAGACATCTTAGGACAGCCAACTGGGATAGCTGCAATAGCCTCTCTTGGCATCCACGGTGCTATTGCGTTGATTGTGCCATTGATGCCAGTTGATGCTAATAAATCTAATGAATCATCACCAAAATCAGTTGGTGTTTTAGAACTCAGTCAAGCAGACCAAAGCCGTTTACCACAAAGCGTAGATCCAAATCAAGTTGGTCTGCAAGCACAACTACCTCTACAATCACAATTTCCCCAACAACCACAACTAGGTAATATTCCTAGTTTTAACAACCAGACAGCTATTTTACCTCCTTTACCGCCACCGATTACCCCACCGATTTCACTACCACCCGTTTATACAACCCCTGATAATTATCGGATTTCCTCCTTACCCAGAAGTCAACCTCTGCGCCAATTATCCAGAAGGGATTTGCGATTTGATAACTCTGGCTTTAGAGCTGTTGGAGAAAAATTTACCCCAACAACCCCTCCCAGTTTTAATGAGAGGGAAGTAATACCAGAAACATCTAGGACTCTACCTGTAGATAGATTACCGGAATTAAACGCGGCAAAACTCCCCGATGATTTACCGCCGAATCTCCCCAGTAATACAACTCCACCAGTGGCTGATT comes from the Nostoc sp. PCC 7120 = FACHB-418 genome and includes:
- a CDS encoding IS110 family transposase, which codes for MENISVWVGIDVSKATLDVYIRPIGKALKFANTELEIFNLVEQLKFYDLNLIVLEATGGLETELVIQLQAAMLPVALINPRQGRNFAKATGKLAKTDAIDAQILAHFGEAMKPQVLNIESQASRQLGELISRRRQLVEMQTAEKNRRSRARGKALADIEAHIEYLDERLKQLNQEIEQLTQNNQQWIEKVNLLKTTPGIGQVISTTLVSDLPELGQLTAKQISRLVGVAPINHDSGQHKGKRMINGGRAHVRATLYMGAVVAMRHNPVIKAFYERLVERGKSKKLALTACVHKMLVILNAMVRDNLPWRVTDNLQPIPNA
- a CDS encoding metallophosphoesterase — translated: MHWLFTGRLSVDKITVKIANLSPSLQGIKLVQLSDFHYDGLRLSEEMLEEAIAVTNEAEPDLILLTGDYVTDDPAPINQLALRLKYLQSRYGIFAVLGNHDIHYSHSKTSITKALTGIGVNVLWNEIAYPLGNELPIVGLADYWSKEFHPASVMNKLDPNTPRIVLSHNPDTAKILEQWRVDLQLSGHTHGGHIVLPGIGPVVYHYKKLLKKAPKKLRRWVPFLLGDCSKVVRYWEWAQGLHQVTNNQLYVNRGLGTYRPGRLFCPPEVTVITLI
- a CDS encoding metallophosphoesterase; the encoded protein is MHRFLSGPLSVEQLTVNIAGLSASLQGKKLVHLSDFHYDGLRLSEEMLAEAIAVSNQVQPDLVLLTGDYVTTTPQPIHQLAKRLQKLQSHAGIYAILGNHDLYQKNSKTEITQALTKAGIQVLWNEIAYPLGEELPIVGIVDYYYREFNPQLLFNQLEPTTPRIVLCHNPDTAAMLQGWRVDLQLSGHTHGGQIVIPGLGAVLPYHKKIVRRVPIKIRRLFPLFFKDYFIVRHAEWLQGLHRIGKNQLYVNRGLGTYLPGRLFCPPELTVITLEAE
- a CDS encoding cation:proton antiporter: MEASFEVTLQMAIAVFAGIGAQVLAAYLRVPSIVILLLLGILLGGDGVGLLHPQLLGTGLEVIVALATAIILFEGGLNLDLRELGRVSLSLQRLVTLGTLITLIGGSMAAHWLGEFPWNIAFLYASIVVVTGPTVISPLLKQINVDRQVATLLEGEGVLIDPVGAILAFVVLDTIVNGDADPVKAIIGLIMRLGIGAAIGAAGGYFMSLIFKRANFLSSELKNLVVLAVLWSLFTLAQMIRSESGVMTTVIAGAVFANSSVPEERSLRSFKGQLTILSVSVLFILLAADLSIASVFALGWGSLFTVLVLMFVVRPVNILFCTWNSNLNWRQKLFLSWVAPRGIVSASVAPLFAILLTQRGVNGGDSIKALVFLTIIMTVVCQGLTAGWVAKFLGITSQEATGAVIVGCNPLSLLIARFFQERGENVVLIDTDPDYIAQAETQNLRVIASSALDGEVLEEAGLASMGTFLAMTSNGEVNFVLAERAAEEFNPPRVLAVFPRDPQANGSANNKVQQAFVSDLPIKTWNEYLNDGRVKLGTTTLSESEFASQQEHIQEKIRNGVLVPLLVEREERLQIIPANQEWEVGDRIIYLLHDPRPNLLKRLSGASQSTPLVLETLPEVEEVPLAKVL
- a CDS encoding cytochrome b N-terminal domain-containing protein, encoding MQNTQFDRILRRIATILSVVILSLCLIYVSTGILLSFNYEPTAGGAYRSLRMIDTQVAYGWLFHRAHDIAGNAMIAIALVQIVIMFLGRQFRKSWLIAWISGIFFTLSAIGLDWTAMILDWTQEGYWRFNIELGNIEAIPAIGTLLRDILTGGGAISSLTVLHLYTLHNYFVSVAAIIFAVVHLSALLWQEREMYAETREEIIQLTQASVTS
- a CDS encoding esterase/lipase family protein translates to MPLPTVIVPGYLESAIAYQQLATSLQELGFPTVTVPLRRRDWLPLIGGRSVAPIIQQLDNTVKQALQEHNATQVNLIGHSAGGWISRIYLGEKAYAARGKAQTSLWNAHSLVATLVTLGTPHISQERWTRWNLDFVNNNYPGAFYQNVRYVCVAGKTILGERRRGGWLAYSSYQLTCGTGNTWGDGITPIAAAHLIGAENLIIEGVRHSPRNPGIWYGSPEPLKAWTKYLG